One Parachlamydia acanthamoebae DNA window includes the following coding sequences:
- a CDS encoding transposase: NWLKSDLSVKKYVYIWADGIYFNIRLEEDRPCVLVLIGALENGNKELIMIHDRHRESKQSWKEVLQNLKHRGLKEGPKLAIGDG, translated from the coding sequence AAAATTGGCTCAAAAGTGATTTATCCGTAAAAAAGTATGTTTATATATGGGCGGATGGGATTTATTTTAACATTCGTTTAGAAGAAGATCGACCCTGCGTTCTGGTTCTGATAGGTGCTTTAGAGAATGGAAATAAAGAACTTATCATGATCCATGATAGGCACCGAGAAAGCAAGCAGTCTTGGAAAGAAGTTTTGCAAAATTTAAAACATCGAGGTCTCAAAGAAGGACCAAAGCTTGCTATTGGAGATGG